From a single Planctellipticum variicoloris genomic region:
- a CDS encoding FG-GAP repeat domain-containing protein, whose protein sequence is MPALSEREVWQFCGDCHQSPDPQNFAKREWREEVAKGYGFYRASGRVDLKPPPQEAVVAYYIGLAPDEVELPSTGQVALNDAPSPIAFEATPLDVAEASPAAISRIEPDSSVPGRWWFSDMRGGQVWEFAGLNEPLRKRWTIPNPCGVCRMRLGPDGTPGYVAADLGSFRPEDHQRGGLWWIPDGPDAIPRRLVSGLGRVSHVTSADLDGDGDEDLVVSQFGWRRTGRLQVFWNDAPSGEWPHLRGAEIDPRHGALRAEIIDFDGDGRLEIVAAFAQEFESVEVYRIREDATFERFTLYRAPDPSWGTSDFALADIDADGMLDVVVCHGDSFDGGHLSPHQGITWLRQTRPMQVVERQLAAMPGVHRAVPADLDGDGDLDLAAVSLLPDQIFKGGRRPRLASVVWLEQQPDLKFVPHVLEWDTCHHATCAVGDADGDGALDILVGRISWSGADRTIGTIYRNRGPSAVSAP, encoded by the coding sequence ATGCCCGCGCTCAGCGAACGAGAGGTCTGGCAATTCTGCGGCGATTGCCATCAGTCTCCCGATCCGCAGAACTTTGCAAAGCGAGAGTGGCGCGAGGAGGTCGCCAAGGGCTACGGTTTCTATCGCGCTTCGGGTCGCGTCGATCTCAAACCTCCCCCTCAGGAAGCGGTCGTCGCATACTACATCGGCCTGGCGCCGGATGAAGTGGAATTGCCGTCAACGGGGCAGGTCGCCTTGAATGACGCGCCAAGTCCGATCGCATTTGAGGCGACGCCGCTCGACGTGGCGGAAGCCTCGCCCGCCGCCATCTCCCGGATCGAGCCCGACTCGTCCGTTCCTGGGCGATGGTGGTTCTCGGACATGCGCGGCGGGCAGGTCTGGGAGTTCGCAGGCTTGAACGAACCGCTCCGCAAGCGGTGGACCATTCCGAACCCCTGCGGCGTCTGCCGCATGAGACTCGGTCCCGACGGAACGCCGGGTTACGTGGCGGCCGACCTGGGAAGCTTTCGACCGGAAGATCATCAGCGCGGGGGCCTGTGGTGGATCCCAGATGGCCCGGACGCAATTCCGCGTCGCCTGGTGAGCGGACTGGGACGCGTCAGTCATGTCACTTCCGCCGATCTCGACGGAGATGGCGACGAAGACCTGGTCGTCTCACAGTTCGGCTGGCGCCGGACCGGCCGGCTGCAGGTCTTCTGGAACGACGCCCCCTCCGGCGAGTGGCCGCATCTGCGCGGGGCGGAGATCGATCCCCGTCACGGCGCCCTGCGGGCAGAAATCATCGATTTCGATGGCGACGGCCGCCTGGAGATCGTGGCGGCGTTTGCCCAGGAGTTCGAATCCGTCGAAGTCTATCGAATCCGCGAAGACGCCACTTTCGAACGCTTCACGCTCTACCGGGCGCCCGATCCTTCCTGGGGAACCAGTGATTTCGCCTTGGCGGACATCGACGCCGATGGAATGCTGGACGTCGTCGTCTGCCACGGCGACAGCTTCGATGGGGGACACCTGAGCCCGCACCAGGGAATCACCTGGCTCCGGCAGACCAGACCGATGCAGGTTGTCGAACGACAACTGGCGGCCATGCCCGGCGTCCACCGGGCGGTCCCCGCCGATCTGGACGGCGACGGCGATCTCGATCTGGCAGCCGTATCACTCCTGCCGGACCAGATCTTCAAAGGCGGCCGTCGACCGCGACTGGCGAGCGTCGTCTGGCTCGAGCAGCAACCCGATCTGAAGTTCGTTCCGCATGTCCTGGAATGGGACACCTGCCACCATGCAACATGCGCCGTCGGAGATGCGGACGGCGACGGCGCCCTCGACATTCTCGTGGGGCGGATTTCCTGGTCCGGGGCCGATCGCACAATCGGAACGATCTATCGAAATCGAGGCCCGTCGGCCGTCTCAGCCCCCTGA
- a CDS encoding acetylxylan esterase, which yields MSLRMWTVWAALAAGAIVTPASQAEDLPPPDQLPPQSGLPDPLKLRDGTPVATQGAWLERRKPELRRLFQHYMYGYLPAPAPIEARVTKTADILGGKGTLKEVEIRFPTLGDKAPRMHLAIFLPKGVAKAPLFLSLNSCGNIEALDDPAITDHAEVWRRENCKSGQRGTATNFWCVEYLISRGYGLALFHESEIDPDRHDFTDGIHPFVSDPKVPETSRPGTIAAWAWGLHRAIDYLSTDAHVDPFRICLIGHSRRGKTALFAAAMDGRVALVVPHQSGTGGMALSRDSQQETVERINRVFPHWFDDAFVAFGGNENRLPFDQHCLVALVAPRPLLDTEGAQDAWANFPRSLESLQAADPVYRLLGVTGLQGTGLVQNDEPIVGPNFGRLMQYRLDEKHTLNQKFWEKILDFADAQLKASN from the coding sequence ATGAGCCTGCGGATGTGGACGGTCTGGGCCGCTCTGGCGGCGGGAGCAATCGTGACACCTGCGAGCCAGGCCGAGGACCTGCCGCCACCGGATCAATTGCCGCCCCAGTCCGGGCTGCCCGATCCGCTCAAACTGCGGGACGGCACGCCGGTCGCCACGCAAGGAGCCTGGCTCGAACGGCGCAAACCCGAACTGCGGCGACTGTTTCAGCACTACATGTATGGCTATCTGCCCGCGCCCGCGCCGATCGAGGCGCGGGTGACGAAGACCGCCGACATTCTCGGCGGCAAAGGAACGCTGAAAGAAGTCGAGATCCGCTTCCCGACGCTGGGCGACAAGGCCCCGCGGATGCACCTGGCGATCTTCTTGCCGAAGGGAGTCGCGAAGGCGCCGCTGTTTCTGAGCCTCAACAGTTGCGGCAACATCGAGGCCCTCGACGATCCGGCCATCACCGACCACGCCGAAGTGTGGCGGCGCGAGAACTGCAAATCCGGCCAGCGCGGAACCGCGACGAACTTCTGGTGCGTCGAGTATCTGATCTCCCGCGGCTACGGTCTGGCCCTGTTCCACGAGAGCGAAATCGATCCCGACCGGCACGACTTCACCGACGGCATCCATCCGTTCGTTTCCGATCCGAAGGTCCCGGAAACGTCCCGCCCAGGCACCATCGCCGCCTGGGCCTGGGGCCTGCACCGGGCGATCGACTACCTTTCGACCGATGCCCACGTCGATCCGTTCCGAATCTGCCTGATCGGACACTCCCGACGCGGCAAGACGGCATTGTTCGCCGCTGCGATGGACGGGCGAGTGGCGCTGGTGGTTCCGCATCAGTCGGGAACCGGCGGCATGGCTCTCAGCCGCGACAGTCAGCAGGAAACCGTCGAGCGAATCAACCGCGTCTTCCCGCACTGGTTCGACGACGCCTTCGTGGCCTTCGGCGGCAACGAGAACAGACTGCCGTTCGACCAGCACTGCCTCGTGGCGCTGGTCGCCCCGCGCCCCCTGCTCGATACCGAAGGGGCTCAGGACGCCTGGGCCAATTTCCCCCGATCGCTGGAGTCCCTGCAGGCCGCCGACCCGGTCTACCGCCTGCTGGGAGTCACCGGCCTCCAGGGAACCGGCCTCGTCCAGAACGACGAGCCGATCGTCGGTCCGAATTTCGGCCGGCTGATGCAATACCGCCTCGACGAGAAGCACACGCTGAATCAGAAATTCTGGGAAAAGATCCTGGACTTCGCCGATGCGCAGTTGAAAGCATCCAACTAG
- a CDS encoding alpha/beta hydrolase gives MIWYVLSAVAVLVFVDLLTRIYFGRIVLRHFETKPAFNIAPSPADPRGELIEIPASGGLTLRGSLYRQAFRTPVGLIVFFPELDGNHWSALNYCEALFEAGFDVLSVDVRNQGDSDYEPGYEPLQWFTSREAEDVRSVFRWIENESELKALPLGVMGVSRGSNAAMLAAAEHPSVKAVCCEGGYPTAGLQLRYSQRWAVLYIPLWLVRILPEWHYRYTLALVRLISEWRRGHRYVMIERMLPRLRNRPVLLIGGERDNYVPPDVVEHLAQRIGGTATRCWIVPRSRHNGGRVAAREVYDQTLLRFFQTSFGHEPSRDIATARTA, from the coding sequence GTGATCTGGTACGTGCTGTCCGCTGTTGCGGTGCTGGTCTTCGTCGACTTGCTGACCCGGATCTATTTCGGCCGGATCGTGCTGCGGCATTTCGAGACGAAGCCCGCTTTCAACATTGCCCCGTCCCCCGCCGACCCGCGCGGCGAACTGATCGAAATCCCTGCGTCTGGCGGGCTGACCCTTCGCGGCAGCCTGTATCGGCAGGCGTTTCGAACGCCCGTCGGACTGATCGTGTTCTTCCCCGAACTCGACGGCAATCACTGGTCGGCTCTCAACTATTGCGAAGCCCTGTTCGAAGCGGGATTCGACGTCCTCTCCGTCGACGTCCGCAATCAGGGAGACAGCGACTACGAACCCGGTTACGAGCCGCTGCAGTGGTTCACTTCCCGTGAAGCGGAGGACGTACGAAGCGTATTCCGCTGGATTGAGAACGAGTCCGAATTGAAGGCGCTGCCGCTCGGAGTCATGGGTGTCAGCCGCGGCTCAAACGCAGCCATGCTGGCCGCTGCGGAACATCCCTCTGTCAAAGCCGTCTGCTGCGAAGGGGGCTACCCGACCGCCGGCCTGCAATTGCGCTACTCGCAGCGCTGGGCGGTTCTATACATCCCCCTCTGGCTGGTCCGCATTCTGCCGGAGTGGCATTATCGATATACGCTGGCCCTCGTGCGCCTCATCAGCGAATGGCGTCGCGGGCATCGGTACGTGATGATCGAACGCATGCTCCCGCGGCTCCGCAATCGACCGGTGCTGCTGATCGGGGGCGAGCGCGACAACTATGTGCCGCCGGACGTCGTCGAACATCTGGCACAGCGGATCGGCGGAACCGCGACGCGCTGCTGGATCGTCCCCCGGTCGCGGCACAACGGCGGACGCGTGGCGGCTCGCGAAGTCTACGACCAGACGCTGCTCCGCTTTTTCCAGACGTCGTTCGGGCACGAGCCCTCCCGCGATATCGCAACGGCCCGGACGGCCTGA